A genomic segment from Polyangium mundeleinium encodes:
- a CDS encoding OmpA family protein: protein MRSPRSFASLLLLAALGSACGATTPSPEPSPPPVVLTDNPKAPPPAPVAAAEEPPAPVAAAEEPPAPEPEPEPAPAPVPESRNPAEILAPSPWLAGPTSPGAFALEGGRLLVKEPIEFDTGKDSLRATSGPALDFVTAFLQAKPEITLFRIEGHSDSQGSAPLNLELSGRRALSLARALVTRGVDCKRLLPVGFGEVKPIADNRTAEGRKQNRRMEFVVAALKGRAVMGMPVDGGGRVAGDPCS, encoded by the coding sequence GTGCGCTCGCCTCGTTCGTTCGCCTCGCTCCTCCTCCTCGCCGCGCTCGGATCGGCGTGTGGCGCGACCACGCCGTCCCCCGAGCCATCACCTCCGCCCGTGGTCCTCACGGACAACCCGAAGGCGCCGCCGCCTGCGCCCGTCGCCGCGGCCGAGGAGCCGCCTGCGCCCGTCGCCGCGGCCGAGGAGCCGCCCGCGCCCGAGCCCGAGCCCGAACCCGCGCCCGCGCCTGTACCCGAATCACGCAATCCCGCGGAAATCCTCGCTCCCTCCCCGTGGCTCGCCGGGCCCACGAGCCCCGGCGCGTTCGCGCTCGAAGGCGGCCGGCTCCTCGTCAAGGAGCCCATCGAGTTCGACACGGGCAAAGACAGCCTCAGGGCCACGAGCGGGCCGGCCCTCGATTTCGTGACCGCGTTCCTCCAGGCCAAACCCGAGATCACGCTCTTCCGCATCGAGGGCCACTCCGATAGCCAGGGCAGCGCCCCCCTGAACCTCGAACTCTCGGGCCGCCGCGCGCTCTCCCTCGCCCGCGCGCTCGTCACGCGCGGGGTCGATTGCAAGCGGCTCCTCCCCGTCGGGTTCGGCGAGGTGAAGCCCATCGCCGACAACCGCACCGCGGAAGGGCGCAAGCAAAACCGGCGCATGGAGTTCGTCGTCGCCGCGCTCAAAGGCAGGGCCGTGATGGGCATGCCGGTCGACGGCGGCGGACGTGTCGCCGGAGATCCCTGCTCGTGA
- a CDS encoding helix-turn-helix domain-containing protein, with product MDGDRDLAGRLAKNVKQLREARGLTQQQMAKLGGVPRATWAHLESGEANPTLAVLNRAATALQVSIEELLSAPRSVARHYPRETLPVRTPGQALVRKLLPDAIPGMEIDRIEIAPSGRMTGVPHTPGTREYLTVEAGEFQLWVAGERFQVEEGDVVVFRGDQRHSYHNPGRVPAVGYSVVVLARGD from the coding sequence ATGGATGGGGATCGGGATCTCGCGGGTCGGCTCGCGAAAAACGTCAAGCAGCTCCGGGAGGCGCGTGGGCTCACGCAGCAGCAGATGGCCAAGCTCGGCGGGGTGCCGCGCGCGACGTGGGCGCACCTCGAGTCCGGCGAGGCGAACCCGACGCTCGCGGTCCTGAACCGCGCCGCGACCGCGCTCCAGGTGTCCATCGAAGAGCTTTTGAGCGCCCCGCGCAGCGTCGCGCGCCACTACCCCCGCGAGACCTTGCCCGTGCGCACGCCAGGACAAGCCCTGGTGCGGAAGCTCCTGCCGGACGCCATTCCCGGCATGGAGATCGATCGCATCGAGATCGCCCCTTCCGGCCGGATGACGGGTGTCCCGCACACGCCGGGCACGCGTGAATACCTCACGGTCGAGGCAGGCGAGTTCCAGCTTTGGGTCGCGGGCGAGCGGTTCCAGGTGGAAGAGGGCGACGTCGTGGTGTTCCGCGGCGATCAGCGGCACTCCTACCACAACCCGGGCCGCGTCCCGGCGGTCGGTTACTCGGTGGTCGTGCTGGCGCGGGGCGATTGA
- a CDS encoding mechanosensitive ion channel family protein encodes MSETIQKYIDLAVQIGMNVGLKILGAIVLWIVGRIVVRAVLGILERSLRARKIDDTVTKYMGSVAGVLLNILLILSVLSVFGIETTTFAGLLAAAGVAIGVAWSGLLSNLASGVFMIVLRPFKVGDYVIAGGVEGTVHAIGLFVTAIDTPDNVRTFVGNGKIFSDTIKNFSENPYRRVELVAQLSGGADVHKAIAVLKEKLKTIPNVAKTPAPDVELLTFTLAGPVLAVRPYCHTAHYWGVYFAANEIINDEIGKLGFPAPANPILITEHKKAAAA; translated from the coding sequence ATGAGCGAAACGATTCAAAAGTACATCGATTTGGCCGTTCAGATCGGCATGAACGTGGGGTTGAAGATCCTCGGGGCGATCGTCCTCTGGATCGTCGGCCGGATCGTGGTCCGCGCGGTGCTCGGCATCCTCGAGCGCAGCCTCCGGGCGCGGAAGATCGACGACACGGTCACGAAGTACATGGGCTCGGTGGCGGGCGTCCTGCTCAACATCCTGCTCATCCTCTCGGTGCTCAGCGTCTTCGGCATCGAGACGACGACGTTCGCCGGCCTGCTCGCGGCCGCGGGCGTGGCGATCGGCGTCGCGTGGTCGGGCCTGCTCTCGAACCTCGCGTCGGGCGTCTTCATGATCGTGCTCCGGCCCTTCAAGGTGGGCGATTACGTCATCGCGGGCGGCGTCGAGGGCACGGTGCACGCGATCGGCCTGTTCGTCACGGCGATCGACACGCCCGACAACGTCCGTACCTTCGTGGGCAACGGCAAGATCTTCAGCGACACGATCAAGAACTTCTCGGAAAACCCCTATCGCCGCGTGGAGCTCGTCGCGCAGCTCTCGGGCGGGGCCGACGTGCACAAGGCCATCGCGGTGCTGAAGGAGAAGCTCAAGACGATCCCGAACGTCGCGAAGACGCCGGCGCCGGACGTCGAGCTGCTCACCTTCACGCTCGCCGGCCCCGTGCTCGCCGTGCGGCCGTATTGCCACACGGCGCATTACTGGGGCGTGTATTTCGCGGCGAACGAGATCATCAACGACGAGATCGGCAAGCTCGGCTTCCCGGCCCCGGCGAACCCGATCCTCATCACCGAGCACAAGAAGGCGGCCGCCGCCTGA
- a CDS encoding aldo/keto reductase: MQYTRLGRTALKVSRLCLGTMNFGPQTSEEDSFRIMDRAHDLGINFFDTANVYGWKKGEGWTEQILGRWFAQGGGRREKTVIATKVYGGMGDWPNTSRLSALHIRRACEESLQRMKTDHIDLYQMHHVDRDAPWDEIWQAMEVLVQQGKVIYVGSSNFAGWHIAQANEAAKSRHFLGLVSEQSLYNLIDRTIELEVIPACQHYGLGLIPWSPLKGGILGGALKKEREGRLATDFAQKNLAKHREKLEQFEALAAALGKPAADVGLAWLLAQPAVTGPIIGPRTIEQLDGTVRALDLKLDEATLKKLDEIFPGPGGAAPEAYAW, translated from the coding sequence ATGCAATACACCCGACTCGGCCGCACGGCCCTCAAGGTCAGCCGACTTTGCCTCGGCACGATGAACTTCGGCCCCCAGACGAGCGAGGAGGACTCGTTTCGCATCATGGACCGCGCCCACGATCTCGGGATCAACTTCTTCGACACGGCCAACGTGTACGGCTGGAAGAAGGGCGAGGGCTGGACGGAGCAGATCCTCGGCCGCTGGTTCGCCCAGGGAGGCGGGCGCCGCGAGAAGACCGTGATCGCGACGAAGGTCTACGGCGGCATGGGCGACTGGCCGAATACGTCGCGCCTCTCGGCGCTGCACATCCGGCGGGCGTGCGAGGAGTCGCTCCAGCGGATGAAGACGGATCACATCGATCTCTACCAGATGCACCACGTCGATCGCGACGCGCCGTGGGACGAGATCTGGCAAGCGATGGAGGTCCTCGTCCAGCAGGGCAAGGTGATCTACGTGGGCTCGTCGAACTTCGCGGGCTGGCACATCGCGCAGGCGAACGAGGCCGCGAAATCGCGCCATTTCCTGGGGCTCGTCTCCGAGCAGAGCCTCTACAATTTGATCGACCGCACGATCGAGCTCGAAGTGATCCCGGCCTGCCAGCACTACGGGCTCGGCCTGATCCCGTGGAGTCCGCTCAAGGGCGGCATCCTCGGTGGCGCCCTCAAGAAGGAACGAGAAGGGCGGCTCGCCACCGATTTCGCGCAAAAGAACCTGGCCAAGCACCGCGAAAAACTCGAGCAATTCGAGGCGCTCGCGGCCGCTCTCGGCAAACCCGCTGCCGACGTCGGGCTCGCCTGGCTCCTCGCGCAGCCCGCCGTGACCGGACCGATCATTGGTCCACGTACGATCGAGCAGCTCGACGGCACGGTGCGCGCGCTCGACCTGAAGCTCGACGAGGCGACCCTGAAGAAGCTCGACGAGATCTTCCCCGGCCCCGGCGGCGCCGCGCCGGAAGCTTATGCGTGGTGA
- a CDS encoding DNA polymerase II produces the protein MKAERGFILTPTYRIHDDRTEVHLYAVLACGEPALLVHDQHRPYFFVRARDEAVARRVAGERLSETPLVSFAGDPVLRIEAPNPERLASLRASLLASGVIPLEADVRFVQRFLVDHGIRGAFSVEGPFERRRGVGRVYMNPRIEPASFVPRLSVLSFDIETSLDGAHLFSIAAAGQGGERVFLMQGGAATNLPASVDVFSDERSLLAAFFEHVQKADPDVLTGWSLPDFDLPQLVTFARRARIPCSLGRASGNPTIRRDPGFTREARAFVPGRVVLDGLALVRGAYVRLDDYRLETAARTILGRGKLFGPEGRGDAIESAFRDDPAALAAYNLEDARLVLEIVQKLGLVELAVERSLLTGMPPDRVGSQIASVDSLYLGEVRTRGRVAPSVARDDDLDTGPLAGGLVLDGKPGFFRNVLVYDFKSLYPSLIRTFNIDPMTFTGEGHPGDPSVIHVPGGATFRRDERGILPDLVARLGAERQEARRSGDEQRAQAIKILMNSLYGVLGSPASRLFSPPVASAIPLAGQWVIRVAARAAASRPGHRVLYGDTDSLFVDVGEPDPEKAAAYADMLRAHIAAEVDDAIGRAFSVQSHLDLAFAKMYARFFLPEMRGRAEGSKKRYAGLVYRPRGDGEVEIVGLEAVRRDTSAIARRFQRELLDRVFHDRAVEPFVLAFVEDLRAGRFDAELVYRKALRKPLDAYTKTTPPHVKAARRLGADAGRVVSYVVTKNGPEPTSARSSPLDHEHYVEHQIKPIADAVLRLSGGRDFDDVTGARRQLSLF, from the coding sequence GTGAAGGCCGAACGCGGATTCATCCTGACCCCGACCTACCGGATCCACGACGATCGGACCGAGGTGCACCTGTATGCCGTCCTCGCGTGCGGCGAGCCCGCGCTCCTCGTGCACGACCAGCATCGGCCGTATTTCTTCGTGCGCGCGCGGGACGAGGCCGTGGCGCGCCGTGTCGCGGGCGAGCGCTTGTCCGAAACGCCCCTCGTCTCGTTCGCCGGAGATCCCGTCTTGCGAATCGAGGCCCCGAACCCCGAGCGCCTCGCGTCGCTCCGCGCGTCGCTCCTCGCGAGCGGCGTGATCCCGCTCGAAGCGGACGTGCGTTTCGTGCAGCGTTTCCTCGTCGATCACGGCATCCGCGGCGCCTTCTCCGTCGAGGGCCCGTTCGAGCGCCGCCGCGGCGTGGGCCGCGTCTACATGAACCCGCGCATCGAGCCGGCCTCGTTTGTCCCGCGCCTCTCCGTGCTCTCGTTCGACATCGAGACGAGCCTCGACGGCGCGCACCTCTTCTCCATCGCGGCCGCGGGGCAAGGCGGCGAGCGCGTCTTCCTCATGCAAGGCGGCGCCGCGACCAACCTGCCCGCCTCTGTCGACGTTTTTTCCGACGAACGCTCCCTCCTCGCCGCGTTTTTCGAGCACGTCCAAAAGGCCGACCCCGACGTGCTCACGGGCTGGAGCCTGCCCGATTTTGATCTCCCCCAGCTCGTCACGTTCGCCCGCCGCGCGCGCATCCCGTGCTCGCTCGGCCGCGCCTCGGGCAACCCTACGATCCGCCGTGATCCCGGCTTCACCCGCGAGGCGCGCGCGTTCGTCCCCGGCCGTGTCGTGCTCGACGGGCTCGCGCTCGTGCGGGGCGCGTACGTGCGGCTCGACGACTATCGTCTGGAGACCGCGGCGCGCACGATCCTCGGCCGCGGAAAACTGTTTGGCCCCGAAGGACGTGGTGACGCCATCGAATCCGCCTTCCGCGACGATCCCGCCGCGCTCGCCGCGTACAACCTCGAAGACGCCCGGCTGGTGCTCGAGATCGTGCAGAAGCTCGGCCTCGTCGAGCTCGCCGTCGAGCGCAGCCTGCTCACGGGCATGCCGCCCGATCGGGTCGGCTCGCAGATCGCCTCCGTGGACTCGCTTTACCTCGGCGAGGTTCGGACCCGCGGCCGCGTCGCGCCCTCGGTCGCCCGCGACGACGACCTCGACACGGGCCCGCTCGCGGGAGGCCTCGTCCTCGATGGCAAACCTGGGTTTTTCCGGAATGTGCTCGTTTACGATTTCAAGAGCCTGTATCCGAGCCTCATCCGCACCTTCAACATCGACCCGATGACCTTCACAGGCGAGGGCCATCCCGGGGATCCGAGCGTGATCCACGTCCCCGGCGGCGCGACGTTCCGGCGGGACGAGCGGGGCATCCTGCCCGATCTCGTGGCGCGGCTCGGCGCGGAGCGGCAGGAGGCGCGGCGGAGCGGCGACGAGCAGCGCGCGCAGGCCATCAAGATCCTGATGAACTCGCTCTACGGCGTGCTCGGATCCCCCGCGTCGCGCCTGTTCTCGCCGCCCGTGGCGAGCGCGATCCCGCTCGCGGGGCAATGGGTCATCCGCGTCGCGGCCCGCGCCGCCGCGTCGCGGCCCGGTCATCGCGTACTCTATGGCGACACCGACTCGCTCTTCGTCGACGTGGGCGAGCCGGATCCCGAAAAAGCCGCGGCGTATGCGGACATGCTCCGCGCGCACATCGCTGCCGAGGTCGATGACGCGATCGGCCGCGCCTTTTCCGTGCAGAGCCACCTCGACCTCGCATTCGCGAAGATGTACGCGCGGTTTTTCCTGCCCGAGATGCGCGGCCGCGCCGAGGGCAGCAAGAAGCGGTACGCGGGGCTCGTGTATCGCCCGCGCGGGGACGGCGAGGTCGAGATCGTCGGCCTCGAAGCGGTCCGGCGCGATACGAGCGCCATCGCGCGTCGATTCCAGCGCGAGCTTCTGGATCGCGTCTTTCACGATCGCGCCGTGGAGCCTTTCGTCCTCGCGTTCGTCGAGGATCTCCGGGCGGGCCGATTCGACGCCGAGCTCGTCTACCGCAAGGCGCTGCGCAAGCCGCTCGATGCGTACACGAAGACCACGCCGCCGCACGTGAAAGCGGCGCGCAGGCTCGGCGCGGACGCGGGCCGCGTCGTCTCGTACGTGGTCACGAAAAACGGCCCCGAGCCCACGAGCGCGCGTTCGTCCCCCTTGGATCACGAGCATTACGTCGAGCACCAGATCAAGCCGATCGCGGACGCGGTGCTGCGTCTGTCGGGCGGGCGCGATTTCGACGACGTCACGGGCGCGCGGCGCCAGCTCTCGCTCTTCTGA
- a CDS encoding TldD/PmbA family protein, with protein MNRRQFIEMGASSIAAASAGGFLLGCAGQALEKPTTAAVVPSADAPRVSYFSRFGVDEGMIRDGLADALSRGADHADLFFQHRVSNGLQLEDGEVNRAYTRVELGVGVRVVRGDQTGYAYTEELTREAIKRAAQTAAAVADGPARPGPTALAVGAALPQRYTLDVPWDGIKPAQKLPILDGVNAAIFKMDGRIKKVSVFFADEAGAILIADSQGRLVEDFQPMTLLYVSCVAEQGGRKETNGYNVAGRRGFDFYSPETIGRVVREAVARTTVLFDAVPAPAGEMPVVLAAGSSGILLHEAIGHGMEADFNRKGTSIYADKIGKPIAQPFVNIVDDAAQPHARGAINVDDEGNPAGTTTLVDKGVLATYMHDSISAKHYGLKPTGNGRRQSYQHPPMPRMRATYMLPGPHEHDEIVASVKRGIYCQSFSNGQVQIGAGDFTFYVKNGFLIEDGKLTRPIKDVNIIGNGPRVLERIDMVGKDLVIDEGGWTCGKDVQSVPVSQGIPTVRVSSITVGGQGGTQGNKASAKG; from the coding sequence ATGAACCGGAGGCAATTCATCGAGATGGGAGCATCGAGCATCGCGGCGGCGTCGGCGGGCGGGTTCCTGCTCGGCTGCGCGGGGCAGGCGCTCGAAAAGCCCACCACGGCGGCGGTCGTGCCCTCGGCCGACGCGCCGCGGGTCTCGTATTTCAGCCGGTTCGGTGTGGACGAGGGGATGATCCGGGACGGGCTCGCGGACGCGCTCTCGCGCGGCGCCGATCACGCCGACCTCTTCTTCCAGCACCGCGTCTCCAATGGATTGCAGCTCGAAGACGGCGAGGTGAACCGCGCCTACACGCGCGTCGAGCTCGGCGTGGGCGTGCGCGTGGTGCGCGGCGATCAGACGGGCTACGCGTATACAGAGGAGCTCACGCGCGAGGCGATCAAGCGCGCGGCGCAGACGGCGGCGGCGGTCGCGGACGGGCCCGCGCGGCCTGGGCCCACGGCGCTCGCGGTCGGGGCGGCGCTGCCGCAGAGGTACACGCTCGACGTGCCCTGGGACGGCATCAAGCCCGCGCAAAAGCTCCCGATCCTCGACGGCGTGAACGCGGCGATCTTCAAGATGGATGGCCGCATCAAGAAGGTGAGCGTCTTCTTCGCGGACGAGGCGGGCGCGATCCTCATCGCCGACAGCCAGGGCCGGCTCGTCGAGGATTTCCAGCCGATGACGCTCCTCTACGTCTCGTGTGTCGCCGAGCAAGGCGGCCGCAAGGAGACGAACGGCTACAACGTCGCCGGGCGGCGCGGGTTCGACTTTTATTCGCCGGAGACCATCGGCCGCGTGGTGCGCGAGGCGGTCGCGCGGACGACCGTGCTCTTCGACGCGGTGCCGGCGCCGGCCGGGGAGATGCCCGTGGTGCTCGCGGCCGGCTCGTCGGGCATCCTCCTGCACGAGGCGATCGGTCACGGCATGGAGGCCGATTTCAATCGCAAGGGCACGTCGATCTACGCGGACAAGATCGGCAAGCCCATCGCCCAGCCTTTCGTCAACATCGTCGACGACGCGGCCCAGCCTCACGCGCGCGGCGCGATCAACGTCGACGACGAGGGCAACCCGGCGGGTACGACGACGCTCGTCGATAAGGGCGTCCTCGCGACGTACATGCACGACTCCATCTCGGCGAAGCACTACGGCCTCAAGCCCACGGGCAACGGCCGGCGGCAGAGCTACCAGCACCCGCCGATGCCGCGCATGCGAGCGACGTACATGCTGCCCGGGCCGCACGAGCACGACGAGATCGTGGCCTCGGTGAAGCGCGGCATCTACTGCCAGAGTTTTTCGAACGGCCAGGTCCAGATCGGCGCCGGGGATTTCACGTTTTACGTGAAGAACGGCTTCCTCATCGAGGACGGCAAGCTCACCCGGCCGATCAAGGACGTGAACATCATCGGCAACGGCCCGCGGGTGCTCGAGCGCATCGACATGGTGGGCAAGGACCTCGTCATCGACGAGGGAGGCTGGACCTGCGGCAAGGACGTGCAGAGCGTGCCCGTCTCGCAGGGCATCCCCACGGTGCGCGTCTCCTCGATCACGGTGGGCGGTCAGGGCGGAACCCAGGGCAACAAGGCGAGCGCGAAGGGCTGA
- a CDS encoding TldD/PmbA family protein — protein sequence MTNEAMLQIARNAVSLAKQKGAAEVAAVARVKRDVDVTWRDGKLEKITEATSRGLEVRLYVDGRYSTCSTSDLRPEGLASFLDNAIGLTRTLAKDPHRSLPDPALYAKATPEGLSMADPKIESITALDLRRTAQSMEEAARSVKGSEAILSVTTNGYHSWNETTQVHSNGLEASFAGTEFSISADVSIKDDDGRRPEEGEYAWVRLYADLPDAAAVGRRATERALARRGAKKAPSSVMPVLIDNRAAGRFLSYLLRPLTGAALQQKRSFFEGLVGKPFGSDKLDFADDPLLPKGLGTRPFDGEGLAARRMPLFEKGVLKNHYIDTYYGKKLSMAPTTGGSTNIAWKLGPKTQAALALDVKEGLLITSFLGGNSNDATGDFSLGVQGFVIRGGKIGEPIAEMNVSGRHVDVWKRLIAVGNDPFAYGASRTPTLVFDGMQVAGT from the coding sequence ATGACGAACGAAGCCATGCTGCAAATCGCCAGGAACGCGGTTTCCCTTGCCAAACAAAAGGGAGCGGCGGAGGTCGCGGCCGTCGCGCGTGTGAAGCGGGACGTCGACGTCACGTGGCGTGATGGCAAGCTCGAAAAAATCACGGAGGCGACGAGCCGCGGGCTCGAGGTCCGGCTGTATGTCGACGGGCGGTATTCGACCTGCTCGACGAGTGATCTGCGCCCCGAGGGCCTCGCGTCGTTCCTCGACAACGCCATCGGCCTCACGCGCACGCTGGCGAAGGATCCCCACCGGAGCCTGCCGGATCCAGCGCTTTACGCGAAAGCGACGCCGGAGGGCCTGTCGATGGCCGATCCGAAGATCGAGAGCATCACCGCGCTCGATCTGCGCCGCACGGCGCAGTCCATGGAAGAGGCCGCGCGAAGCGTCAAGGGGAGCGAGGCGATCCTGAGCGTCACCACGAACGGCTACCATTCGTGGAACGAGACGACGCAGGTGCATTCGAATGGGCTCGAAGCGAGCTTCGCGGGCACGGAGTTCTCGATCTCGGCCGACGTGAGCATCAAGGACGACGACGGGCGCAGGCCCGAGGAGGGCGAATACGCCTGGGTGCGGCTCTACGCGGATCTGCCCGACGCGGCCGCCGTGGGACGCCGCGCGACCGAGCGGGCGCTCGCGCGGCGGGGCGCCAAGAAGGCCCCCTCGTCCGTGATGCCGGTGCTCATCGACAACCGCGCCGCGGGCCGCTTCTTGAGTTATTTGCTCCGCCCGCTCACCGGGGCCGCGCTGCAGCAGAAGCGCTCGTTCTTCGAAGGGCTCGTGGGCAAACCGTTCGGCAGCGACAAACTGGATTTCGCAGACGACCCGCTCCTGCCGAAGGGGCTCGGCACGCGCCCGTTCGATGGCGAGGGCCTGGCCGCGCGGCGGATGCCCCTCTTCGAGAAGGGCGTCCTCAAGAACCATTACATCGACACGTATTACGGCAAGAAGCTCAGCATGGCGCCGACCACGGGCGGCTCCACGAACATCGCCTGGAAGCTCGGCCCGAAGACGCAGGCCGCGCTCGCCCTCGACGTGAAGGAGGGCCTCCTCATCACGTCGTTCCTCGGCGGGAACTCGAACGACGCGACCGGCGATTTTTCGCTCGGCGTACAGGGCTTCGTGATCCGCGGCGGAAAGATCGGCGAGCCGATCGCCGAGATGAACGTGTCCGGCCGCCACGTCGACGTGTGGAAGCGCCTCATCGCCGTCGGCAACGATCCCTTCGCCTATGGCGCGAGCCGCACCCCGACGCTCGTCTTCGACGGCATGCAGGTCGCGGGGACCTGA
- a CDS encoding class II glutamine amidotransferase — protein MCRVLAYLGEPIPLEDLLYKPDVSFVNQTHQAAFYTRLNLAGSGLLAWDARSERPELPFAYRSTQLAIYDRNLRALAAKVRATSLLAHLRGVPYDTRAIIHEQNLHPFLFEGAKLALAHNGQLARFDEMKFALLPKIRPEFSRAIKGTTDSEWFYALLLSQLPDPYADLGALDIARGVTSALRIVAGIRRELGIRTFSPMNLFLSDGNDLVAVCYTYGLGQYDGLGDDFHPPEERVLRIWYTIGKSYGAYDGEWRMLAADEDASSCIIASEPLTRDHGTWHAVPLQHLVYVKRSDDRPSVEVVPLDIE, from the coding sequence ATGTGCCGCGTCCTCGCCTACCTCGGTGAGCCGATCCCGCTCGAGGATCTGCTCTACAAGCCCGATGTCTCGTTCGTGAACCAGACCCACCAGGCCGCGTTCTACACCCGGCTGAACCTCGCCGGCTCGGGGCTGCTCGCGTGGGACGCGCGCTCGGAGCGCCCGGAGCTGCCCTTCGCCTATCGCAGCACGCAGCTCGCCATCTACGATCGGAACCTGCGCGCGCTCGCGGCGAAGGTGCGCGCGACGTCCCTGCTCGCGCACCTGCGCGGCGTGCCCTACGACACGCGCGCCATCATCCACGAGCAGAACCTGCACCCGTTCCTGTTCGAGGGCGCGAAGCTCGCGCTCGCCCACAATGGGCAGCTCGCGCGGTTCGACGAGATGAAGTTTGCCCTCTTGCCGAAGATCCGGCCCGAATTCTCACGCGCGATCAAAGGCACGACCGATTCCGAGTGGTTCTACGCGCTCCTGCTCTCGCAGCTCCCCGATCCGTACGCGGATCTCGGCGCGCTCGACATCGCCCGCGGAGTCACCTCCGCGCTGCGGATCGTGGCGGGGATCCGGCGCGAGCTCGGGATCCGCACGTTTTCCCCGATGAACCTCTTCCTCTCGGACGGCAATGATCTCGTCGCCGTCTGTTATACCTACGGCCTCGGGCAATACGACGGGCTCGGGGACGATTTCCATCCGCCGGAGGAGCGGGTGCTCCGGATCTGGTACACGATCGGAAAATCGTACGGCGCGTACGATGGCGAATGGCGCATGCTCGCGGCGGACGAGGACGCGAGCTCGTGCATCATCGCCTCGGAGCCGCTCACGCGGGACCACGGGACGTGGCACGCGGTGCCGCTCCAGCACCTCGTGTACGTGAAGCGATCCGACGATCGCCCCTCGGTCGAGGTCGTTCCACTCGACATCGAGTAG